The following DNA comes from Naumovozyma castellii chromosome 4, complete genome.
TAACAACGGAATTGGAATGACCAGTCACTGTCACTACGGGAGATATGTCATGTCATGTTATTATTgcaattttctttcctgTTTTCCGAGACCCTACTTTAACCCTAAACTAGCCCTTTTTACCGTTATTTTATCGCTACCGACGATAGCTGAAGAAACGATGAAGTTAACATTAGTGAAATCTAATTTCTGCTTTGTTAGTGTCTCGTGAATTAGTAGACTGTAAGGTGAAGAACAATCAAAAAAGCAATTGCCTGGAAAAATCAATAATGTTTCCTTCAACACCATTCAAAGGAACTCTTTTAAGCCCATCGAGGAGGACGGACTCCCCCGGTACTCGTCAGCTATCAGAAAAGGAATTCACATCTTTGAGAAGCCAAGTATTGAGAGAACTTCCGAGATATtatgaaaaaaatcaaaatctgCCATCAACTGGCTCTAGGGATTTTTTAAGTCCAGCatcaaatgaatttgaCAGGCGTGCCGAAATACAGCCTAATGAAGAAACGGCTGATTCAAACCCCCATCAATCATTACAAGACGGGTTCAAAAAATTTCTAATTGGAGACCCAAAGAGCCTGCTACATAATGGAGGTACTAATGGGAAAAATTCTCAGGAGTGTGGAGAGTTGAAGGAATTGTCaactgaagaaaatgaaatacTGACACCATCAAATAACTTTGGGAATTTTGAAAGTCCAGTCCTTGTAAATTTGCTTCAAAGATCGGTGAGCAAGGAACAAGAAACGCAAACAATAATAGCAAATTtagttttcttctttgtgTGGAATTTGATAGTCAAATTTGTCGGTCTTTACTTCAAACATACCACAAATGGAAGGATGGTCCTTCTAAAAattaataagaaattatGGAGTCTTGGATGGCTTACCAAGCTATTCAATAATTCGTATTTTAGATCCATGTTTCTTTGGATTACTTGGGATCATGTGGAGCATTTAGTTCATATTATAGTTGCTTTGAATGtcataatttcaatatggAAATTATTTACCAAGGTCAAGACAAATGACTTGAACTTGACCCCCAAACAAAAAACGTTATTAGGAATAGATGACGAAATGTCCAAAATGAACTTGCCAACGCGACTTGTTGGCATTTCTAGTGATAATAAACGTCGCATAGAGAAACCACATGTTATACTTGGCTCGTCGAATGTATCTAATGAATTAGTTAAAGGTTCGAATTCAGACAGATCTCAAAAGGTTTCTCAACCAATGCCATATCTCTTCAAGTCGTTGAAAACTCCCTCACAAATTAAAAATCAACGAAAAGAATATGACCAAAAATCCAATGTGAAGAACGGCAGTAATCTCTTTGGAAGTGTTCAACCAACAGAATCAGGCTATTCGGGTTTACAAGGTATTCATCCAATGAACATAACTAGGGCTACTAACCTTAATACTACTGAAACTTCGAAATCCATTGGATATGTTCCAAGCAATAGGTACAAGTATAAGATGGAGTCACCAAGTCCCatgaagagaagaaattaaatgaaaagattatcaGGCGTTTATATATCGCAATAAATCCGTGTATTTATAGATAGACTACTTATTTAATTAGTTTGATAATACTTTACTTCATGAAACTTATTAAAATCGCATTTTACCTACTTGTTATATtgttaaattattttctatATGCTTTATCTTCTATATTACCAATGATTAGGAAATAAGAACTTTAACTTGGATAAAGTCTCCTTTGACATTGCCTCTGGCTTGGTAGAAATAGACATCTTCATTGAATCACGTAGACCATCACCAGTCAACATGAACTCTGGTAACCCTTGAGCCATTTCCATAATTATCTTAGATGCTAAGGAATTGGCGTTGCGACCGTTATTAGTCAAATGACCAATAACAGTTTCCACAGTCACAGGTTCTTCATTATCTCTCCATGCATCATAGTCTGTCGCCATACAAATCATTTGGTATGGCAATTCACATTCCCTAGCTAATTTTGCCTCGGGGATAACACTCATGTTTATAACATCACCACCA
Coding sequences within:
- the POM34 gene encoding Pom34p (ancestral locus Anc_5.203), giving the protein MFPSTPFKGTLLSPSRRTDSPGTRQLSEKEFTSLRSQVLRELPRYYEKNQNLPSTGSRDFLSPASNEFDRRAEIQPNEETADSNPHQSLQDGFKKFLIGDPKSLLHNGGTNGKNSQECGELKELSTEENEILTPSNNFGNFESPVLVNLLQRSVSKEQETQTIIANLVFFFVWNLIVKFVGLYFKHTTNGRMVLLKINKKLWSLGWLTKLFNNSYFRSMFLWITWDHVEHLVHIIVALNVIISIWKLFTKVKTNDLNLTPKQKTLLGIDDEMSKMNLPTRLVGISSDNKRRIEKPHVILGSSNVSNELVKGSNSDRSQKVSQPMPYLFKSLKTPSQIKNQRKEYDQKSNVKNGSNLFGSVQPTESGYSGLQGIHPMNITRATNLNTTETSKSIGYVPSNRYKYKMESPSPMKRRN